Proteins from a single region of Chryseobacterium sp. T16E-39:
- a CDS encoding DUF6341 family protein — translation MTSFFLFLSKVFKWSFGFFDSFGNVINWILFVVCCVLFTYWCYVLVVTLGGDKDKDYYSPTEGKHPYYDPSIYKKEG, via the coding sequence ATGACGTCTTTCTTTCTATTCTTAAGCAAAGTTTTCAAATGGTCTTTCGGTTTTTTTGATTCCTTTGGAAATGTAATCAACTGGATTCTATTTGTCGTTTGTTGCGTGTTGTTCACCTATTGGTGTTATGTTCTAGTGGTTACACTAGGTGGTGATAAAGATAAAGACTACTATTCTCCTACTGAGGGTAAACACCCTTATTATGATCCTAGTATCTATAAAAAAGAAGGTTAA
- a CDS encoding KUP/HAK/KT family potassium transporter: MAEVTEGGHHFDLKKLSFVGVIVSLGIVFGDIGTSPLYVMKAIVNARKGGATMPFDEYIEGALSCIIWTLTLQTTIKYVIIALRADNKGEGGILALYSLVKKLKKKWLYVVAIIGAATLVADSVITPSLTVMSAIEGLKIYNPETPVVLITLVILFVVFVVQQFGTASIGKFFGPVMVTWFLALGIFGSIHLFDHFEIIRAFNPLYAYNLITHSPSAIVIMGAVFLCTTGAEALYSDLGHCGAKNIRISWVFVKLMLILNYLGQGAWLLDNYHQVFNGVNPFFGIMPQWAVLPGVILATGAAIIASQAVITGSFTMFSEAMSVSFWPNQHIEYPSGIKGQMYIPGVNWGLMAFCFVVVIFFQKSERMEAAYGLTITITMLMTTILLLFWLSRTRVSKFFIIGFGAVYLFLESGFFYANVIKFVDGGWLTMVLGGFIMVCMYAWYNGRLIKANFIQYVKIDKYVSIIKDMKLDESIPKYATNLAYLSRAKRNDEVESKIIYSIIKKQPKRADHYFVLSIVNQEDPYTFKYTVDEILPGTVFKVNFLLGFKVDRRINDYFGMVLKDLMADGTIPSRSSHPSLRAHNIPPDLKYVIIDNTYINDILLTVKQKIILNIYNFVKYIGSDDFKSWGVTSHNVVVESAPITEETLYDKKIEQAGFLRHNF; the protein is encoded by the coding sequence ATGGCAGAAGTTACAGAGGGTGGTCATCATTTTGACCTAAAGAAGCTTTCATTTGTAGGGGTTATTGTATCTCTCGGAATCGTTTTCGGGGATATTGGTACATCACCATTATACGTAATGAAGGCAATTGTAAATGCCCGAAAAGGTGGTGCAACGATGCCATTTGATGAATATATTGAAGGTGCTCTTTCATGTATCATCTGGACACTGACACTTCAAACTACGATAAAGTATGTAATTATTGCTTTAAGAGCTGATAACAAAGGTGAAGGCGGAATTTTAGCTCTTTATTCACTGGTAAAAAAGCTTAAGAAAAAATGGCTCTATGTCGTCGCCATTATTGGTGCAGCAACACTTGTTGCAGATAGTGTTATTACTCCTTCATTAACGGTAATGTCTGCTATTGAAGGATTAAAAATATACAATCCCGAAACTCCGGTAGTCCTCATTACTCTCGTGATTCTGTTTGTGGTCTTTGTAGTACAGCAGTTTGGAACTGCTTCTATTGGAAAGTTCTTTGGACCGGTCATGGTAACGTGGTTCCTGGCCTTGGGAATTTTCGGATCAATTCATCTTTTCGATCATTTCGAAATTATAAGAGCATTTAACCCGCTATACGCCTATAATCTGATTACCCATTCTCCGAGTGCTATTGTAATCATGGGAGCTGTCTTCCTTTGTACAACGGGTGCTGAAGCATTATATTCGGATTTAGGACACTGTGGTGCAAAAAATATTAGAATAAGCTGGGTTTTTGTAAAACTGATGCTTATTTTGAATTATCTAGGGCAGGGAGCTTGGTTATTGGATAACTATCATCAGGTTTTTAACGGGGTAAATCCTTTCTTTGGAATCATGCCTCAATGGGCTGTTTTACCAGGTGTAATCCTGGCGACCGGAGCAGCGATCATTGCCAGTCAGGCAGTAATTACAGGATCGTTTACGATGTTTTCTGAGGCGATGTCCGTTTCATTTTGGCCTAATCAGCATATAGAATATCCTTCAGGGATAAAGGGACAGATGTATATTCCCGGGGTAAACTGGGGACTGATGGCATTTTGTTTTGTGGTGGTTATATTCTTTCAGAAATCTGAACGGATGGAAGCTGCGTATGGTTTGACAATTACCATAACTATGTTGATGACAACCATCTTATTATTGTTCTGGTTAAGCCGAACGAGGGTAAGTAAATTCTTCATCATAGGATTTGGAGCAGTATACCTTTTCCTTGAATCTGGTTTTTTCTATGCTAATGTCATTAAATTTGTTGATGGAGGTTGGCTGACAATGGTACTGGGTGGATTTATAATGGTATGTATGTATGCGTGGTATAATGGAAGGTTGATCAAAGCTAATTTTATACAATACGTAAAGATCGATAAATATGTATCTATTATAAAAGATATGAAGCTGGATGAAAGTATACCTAAATATGCTACGAATCTTGCTTACCTAAGCCGGGCAAAGAGAAATGATGAAGTAGAATCTAAAATCATTTATTCCATTATAAAAAAACAACCCAAAAGAGCTGATCATTATTTTGTTTTAAGTATCGTTAACCAGGAAGATCCATATACTTTCAAATATACAGTAGACGAAATATTACCGGGAACCGTTTTTAAAGTTAACTTCCTTTTAGGTTTTAAAGTAGACCGCAGAATAAATGATTATTTCGGAATGGTTTTAAAGGATCTTATGGCAGATGGAACAATTCCATCAAGAAGTAGCCATCCTTCTCTTAGGGCTCATAATATACCTCCGGATCTTAAATATGTGATTATAGATAATACATATATCAACGATATACTTTTAACGGTTAAACAGAAGATTATCCTTAATATTTACAATTTTGTGAAGTATATCGGTAGTGATGATTTTAAGTCCTGGGGCGTCACTTCACACAATGTTGTGGTAGAATCTGCACCGATCACTGAGGAAACATTATATGACAAAAAAATAGAACAAGCTGGATTTTTACGTCATAACTTCTAA
- a CDS encoding LTA synthase family protein yields MKFFKEFRKQEVLVLLYRIFLAYVFYQIARFLFWYFNKDLIKVDSLSDYLSLSFHGIAFDTTAILYVNSLFILLSLIPAIVNTKKWYQTVIFWLYFITNGIAYAMNFGDFVYFKFAQTRLTSAAFQVAEHESNIGKVFMVSIAQNPFVLIWFIVLMAVWVFLYKKVKISEQKPVKLIPYFILSILCLCGITVLVVGGIRGDFKHSTRPINLVDANRFVKVPSQGNMVLNSTFSFFRTLGTNNFKEVHYVDQKFIDDNIQPYKIYDRHVTNRPNVVIFIVESFSREYSGAFNKDKNIKDYVSYTPFIDSLANESLIFPNTFANGRQSIHGMSSVLAGIPSLTDAFTSSPYSNQKIQSIVSICNDLGYDTSFYHGAPNGSMGFLGFGNILGFKHYFGKTEYNNDADFDGMWAIWDEPFLQYFAKNVGKTQPFMATVFTASSHHPFKIPEKYQGKFKKGKNQMHEPIQYTDYSIKKYFETAKKQPWYNNTIFVFTGDHTNEIYYPEYEKSMNRFAVPIILYSPNPEYQLKGVNQEVAQQIDIYPTLADLIGYNKKIRSWGRSLVSDKKYPAIIANSDGGAEQFIIGNYIYRFDGKNVVGIYDKTDLGLEKNLVDHLKTPETEKGKEMAKAWYQDYMDRVINRKLN; encoded by the coding sequence ATGAAATTTTTTAAAGAATTTAGAAAACAGGAAGTTCTGGTATTGTTATACAGAATTTTTTTGGCATATGTTTTTTATCAGATCGCCAGATTTTTATTCTGGTATTTCAATAAAGATCTCATAAAGGTAGATTCACTTTCAGATTATCTTAGTCTGTCCTTTCACGGGATAGCCTTTGATACTACTGCTATTTTATATGTTAATTCACTGTTTATTTTACTCAGTCTTATTCCGGCTATTGTTAATACAAAAAAGTGGTATCAGACCGTGATATTCTGGCTCTACTTTATCACCAATGGAATCGCTTATGCAATGAACTTTGGAGACTTTGTATATTTTAAATTCGCACAAACAAGATTGACATCTGCAGCATTTCAGGTTGCGGAGCATGAATCCAATATAGGTAAAGTATTCATGGTGTCAATTGCACAGAACCCATTCGTTCTGATATGGTTTATCGTTTTAATGGCAGTATGGGTTTTCCTTTATAAAAAAGTAAAAATCTCAGAACAGAAACCCGTAAAATTGATTCCTTATTTTATTTTATCTATTCTTTGCCTTTGTGGTATTACCGTATTGGTGGTAGGAGGAATTCGTGGGGATTTTAAACATAGCACAAGACCGATCAATTTGGTAGATGCCAATCGTTTTGTGAAAGTTCCGTCTCAGGGAAATATGGTTTTGAACAGTACTTTTTCATTTTTCAGAACCTTAGGAACCAATAATTTTAAAGAAGTTCATTATGTAGACCAGAAGTTCATTGACGACAATATTCAGCCGTATAAGATCTACGACAGGCACGTTACCAATCGTCCCAATGTTGTCATCTTTATTGTTGAATCATTTAGCCGGGAGTATTCAGGAGCCTTTAATAAAGATAAAAATATCAAGGATTATGTTTCTTATACTCCATTTATTGATAGTCTGGCAAATGAAAGTCTGATTTTCCCTAATACCTTTGCTAATGGAAGACAATCTATTCATGGGATGAGCAGTGTGCTTGCCGGGATTCCAAGCCTTACCGATGCATTTACAAGTTCTCCTTATTCTAATCAGAAGATACAATCCATCGTTTCTATTTGTAATGACCTTGGATATGACACATCATTTTATCATGGGGCTCCGAATGGATCCATGGGATTTTTAGGATTTGGAAATATTTTAGGGTTTAAACATTATTTTGGCAAAACAGAATATAATAATGATGCTGATTTCGATGGAATGTGGGCGATTTGGGACGAGCCTTTCTTACAGTATTTTGCTAAAAATGTAGGCAAAACCCAGCCTTTCATGGCTACCGTTTTTACAGCTTCTTCCCATCATCCATTTAAGATTCCTGAAAAATATCAGGGCAAATTTAAAAAGGGTAAAAATCAAATGCATGAACCGATCCAATACACGGATTATTCAATAAAGAAGTATTTTGAAACAGCAAAAAAACAACCTTGGTACAACAATACTATTTTTGTATTTACGGGTGACCATACCAATGAGATCTATTATCCGGAATATGAAAAAAGCATGAACCGTTTTGCTGTTCCTATTATTTTATATTCCCCTAATCCTGAATATCAATTAAAAGGAGTGAATCAGGAAGTGGCTCAACAAATTGATATTTACCCTACATTGGCAGATTTAATAGGTTATAACAAAAAGATCAGAAGTTGGGGAAGAAGTCTTGTCAGTGATAAGAAGTATCCTGCAATCATTGCCAATTCAGATGGTGGAGCAGAGCAATTTATCATTGGTAATTATATTTACCGTTTTGATGGGAAGAATGTAGTGGGTATCTATGATAAAACAGATCTGGGATTAGAAAAGAATCTGGTTGATCATCTGAAAACACCTGAAACTGAAAAAGGAAAGGAGATGGCAAAAGCATGGTATCAGGATTATATGGATCGAGTGATTAACCGGAAACTGAATTAA
- a CDS encoding DUF2147 domain-containing protein, whose amino-acid sequence MRKLLFTLALSLTSVLSFAQIEGKWRTIDDETGKPKSIVEIFKKSDGKYYGKVIQLLIKPQNPNCVDCKDDRKDKPILGMEVIRGLKKDGDEFNGGTITNPKNGKTYKCFATRNGDKLTVKGYIGISLIGKTQTWEKVD is encoded by the coding sequence ATGAGAAAATTATTATTTACCCTGGCGCTTTCTTTAACAAGCGTATTGTCCTTCGCGCAAATAGAAGGAAAATGGAGAACAATAGATGATGAAACAGGTAAGCCTAAATCCATTGTAGAGATTTTTAAAAAATCTGATGGAAAATATTATGGAAAAGTAATTCAGTTATTGATAAAGCCTCAAAATCCTAATTGCGTAGACTGTAAAGACGATAGAAAAGATAAGCCTATTTTAGGGATGGAAGTAATTAGAGGTCTTAAAAAAGATGGTGATGAATTCAATGGTGGAACGATTACAAATCCTAAAAATGGGAAAACGTACAAATGTTTTGCTACCAGAAATGGAGACAAGCTTACTGTAAAAGGATATATTGGAATATCATTGATCGGTAAGACCCAAACTTGGGAAAAAGTTGACTAA
- a CDS encoding CDP-alcohol phosphatidyltransferase family protein gives MNFIKNNLANVLTLGNLFSGCIGAVHLILGDYRITAICLILSLVLDFFDGFVARALKANSNLGVQLDSLADMVSFGFIPGLTMFVALANNSLTDIPWYCYLGFVVTAFSCLRLAIFNLDEDQKYYFKGLNTPSNTILIFGLYYAFRENQSFDFLFNNTYLLIALSIVLSLLLVSPVKMIAMKFKSMKLEDNYPKLALLIGAIIILIIFKTVGIPMVIIYYILISILFQKQLK, from the coding sequence ATGAATTTTATTAAAAACAATCTCGCCAACGTACTAACCCTGGGAAATTTATTTTCCGGATGCATAGGTGCAGTTCACCTTATTTTGGGTGATTACCGGATCACCGCTATTTGCCTCATCCTATCACTGGTTTTAGATTTTTTCGATGGTTTTGTTGCCCGGGCTTTAAAGGCCAACTCCAATCTGGGAGTTCAGCTTGATTCACTGGCAGATATGGTAAGCTTTGGTTTTATTCCGGGATTAACAATGTTTGTTGCTCTTGCAAATAATTCTCTTACTGACATTCCTTGGTATTGCTATTTAGGATTTGTGGTAACAGCATTTTCATGTTTAAGATTGGCGATCTTTAATCTGGACGAAGATCAAAAGTATTATTTTAAGGGACTGAATACCCCTTCCAATACTATTTTAATTTTCGGATTATATTATGCATTCAGGGAAAATCAAAGTTTTGATTTTTTATTTAATAACACTTATTTGCTAATTGCTTTAAGTATTGTTTTGTCATTGCTTTTAGTAAGTCCTGTTAAAATGATTGCAATGAAATTCAAGTCTATGAAGCTGGAAGATAATTATCCAAAACTCGCTTTATTAATAGGAGCAATTATTATTTTGATTATCTTCAAAACAGTCGGAATTCCGATGGTGATTATATATTACATTTTAATCTCAATTCTATTTCAAAAACAACTTAAATAG
- a CDS encoding pyruvate dehydrogenase complex E1 component subunit beta, translated as MAEYTFREVIAQAMSEEMRKDESIYLMGEEVAEYNGAYKASKGMLDEFGPKRIIDTPIAELGFTGISVGAAMNGNRPIVEFMTFNFSLVGIDQIINNAAKIRQMSGGQWNCPIVFRGPTASAGQLGATHSQAFENWFANCPGLKVVVPSNPYDAKGLLKTAIQDNDPVIFMESEQMYGDKMEIPEEEYYLPIGKADIKREGKDVTLVSFGKIMKVAIQAAEDLAKEGISVEVIDLRTVRPLDYDTVLNSVRKTNRLVILEEAWPFASISSEIAYMVQQKAFDYLDAPIKRITTPDAPAPYSAALFAEWFPKLEKVKEEIKNAMYIKS; from the coding sequence ATGGCAGAATATACTTTTCGTGAGGTAATTGCACAGGCAATGAGTGAGGAAATGCGTAAAGACGAATCCATTTATTTAATGGGGGAGGAAGTTGCAGAATACAACGGTGCTTATAAGGCTTCAAAAGGAATGCTGGATGAATTTGGTCCTAAAAGAATAATCGATACACCAATTGCTGAACTTGGTTTTACAGGAATTTCAGTAGGTGCAGCAATGAACGGGAACAGACCCATTGTAGAATTTATGACATTCAATTTCTCTTTAGTAGGAATTGATCAGATTATCAACAACGCGGCAAAGATCCGCCAAATGAGTGGAGGACAATGGAATTGTCCGATTGTTTTCCGTGGTCCTACAGCTTCTGCAGGTCAATTGGGAGCTACGCACTCTCAGGCTTTTGAGAACTGGTTTGCGAATTGTCCTGGTCTTAAAGTGGTGGTACCATCAAACCCTTATGATGCAAAAGGATTGTTGAAAACAGCTATTCAGGATAATGACCCGGTAATCTTTATGGAATCTGAGCAGATGTACGGTGATAAAATGGAAATTCCTGAGGAAGAGTACTACTTACCTATCGGAAAGGCAGATATCAAAAGAGAAGGTAAAGATGTTACGTTGGTTTCTTTTGGTAAAATCATGAAAGTGGCTATTCAGGCTGCTGAAGATTTAGCTAAAGAAGGTATTTCTGTAGAAGTAATTGACCTTAGAACAGTTCGTCCTTTGGATTATGATACTGTTTTAAACTCTGTTAGAAAAACAAACAGATTGGTTATTTTGGAAGAAGCCTGGCCATTTGCGTCTATTTCTTCTGAAATTGCATATATGGTTCAGCAAAAAGCGTTTGATTATCTGGATGCACCTATCAAGAGAATTACTACTCCTGATGCTCCTGCTCCTTATTCAGCGGCTTTATTTGCAGAATGGTTCCCTAAGCTTGAGAAAGTGAAAGAGGAAATTAAAAATGCGATGTATATTAAATCATAG
- a CDS encoding OstA-like protein — protein sequence MRLILFLIFFVSTFIFAQDQQKPAQRDPYLKVPVKNAPQQTKPEDKIKIIHADFVKKDPAKYDGNQYLEGNVKIENQGSILTADEVVLYNEENFAKAIGNARLQNTDGSVITAGEMEYDGNTQKGVARKNVVLTDPKQTIRTDILYYDKLSNLAYFNTGGTISDGQNVMYTKSATYFLDTKMIDFVGNVKIDTPDYIIEGPNIKQNQNTKVAEFFGPTTITNRVNPKNYIYTERGTYKMNSKEAYLNKNSRIHYNDKILTGDDMYFNQFTGFGTATGNVTLDDPKEKRYVKGGYGEIFQKKDSSMITKSPYAVKILEKDSIYFAAEKIVSYQKPDETDATKKKSFLRAFRKGRFYKSNAQGRADSIAFNETDGIMHMYTAPILWSGEKQVTGDKIEAYFNSATEELDSLKVIGNAFAISKVDSLNLKDEFNQVKGKLMTVYYEKSEVRETKVIGNAQSISYADDFNEKTKENERIGITLTSCGIIDAMFENRVLQIVSCNIGANSDTYPMSKIEPARRKFQDFNWNTKDRIRKWQDILVDTPGYEEIKYEADNKLYDQAKEAIDKEKAKEEAKKPKRVRK from the coding sequence ATGAGACTGATTCTTTTTCTGATATTCTTTGTTTCTACTTTTATTTTTGCGCAAGATCAACAAAAACCTGCGCAAAGGGATCCTTATTTAAAAGTCCCTGTAAAAAATGCCCCCCAGCAAACAAAGCCCGAAGATAAAATTAAAATTATCCATGCTGATTTTGTAAAAAAAGATCCGGCAAAATATGATGGCAATCAATATCTTGAAGGGAATGTAAAAATAGAAAATCAGGGTTCTATCCTTACTGCAGATGAGGTGGTTTTGTACAATGAAGAGAACTTTGCAAAAGCAATAGGAAATGCAAGACTCCAGAATACAGATGGTTCTGTGATTACTGCAGGAGAAATGGAATATGATGGAAACACTCAGAAGGGAGTTGCCAGAAAGAATGTAGTTCTTACAGACCCTAAGCAAACAATCAGGACAGATATCCTGTATTATGATAAACTTTCCAATCTTGCCTACTTTAATACCGGCGGAACTATTTCTGATGGACAGAATGTGATGTACACAAAATCTGCTACCTATTTTCTGGATACCAAGATGATAGATTTTGTCGGAAATGTAAAAATAGATACCCCGGATTATATTATTGAAGGTCCCAATATCAAACAAAATCAGAACACCAAGGTTGCTGAATTTTTTGGGCCAACTACCATAACCAATCGTGTTAATCCAAAGAATTATATATATACCGAAAGGGGAACCTACAAAATGAATTCTAAGGAAGCTTATCTTAATAAGAATTCCAGAATACATTATAATGATAAGATACTTACAGGTGATGATATGTATTTTAATCAGTTTACCGGATTTGGAACGGCTACAGGAAATGTAACCCTTGATGATCCTAAGGAAAAAAGATATGTAAAAGGGGGATATGGAGAAATTTTTCAAAAGAAAGATTCTTCTATGATTACCAAAAGCCCATACGCGGTCAAGATTCTTGAGAAAGATTCTATCTATTTTGCAGCTGAAAAAATTGTCTCTTATCAGAAGCCTGATGAGACAGATGCTACAAAGAAAAAAAGCTTCTTAAGAGCATTCAGAAAAGGACGTTTCTATAAGTCCAATGCTCAGGGAAGAGCCGATTCAATTGCATTCAACGAAACGGATGGTATTATGCATATGTATACTGCACCTATTTTGTGGAGCGGAGAGAAGCAGGTAACCGGAGATAAAATAGAAGCTTATTTTAATTCAGCTACCGAAGAACTGGATTCCCTTAAAGTAATCGGAAATGCTTTCGCTATAAGTAAAGTTGATTCATTGAATCTTAAAGATGAATTCAATCAGGTGAAAGGAAAGCTGATGACCGTTTATTACGAGAAAAGCGAAGTAAGAGAGACTAAAGTTATTGGGAATGCCCAGTCTATAAGTTATGCAGATGATTTCAATGAAAAGACAAAGGAGAATGAAAGAATCGGAATTACATTGACTTCATGTGGAATTATAGATGCGATGTTTGAAAATAGAGTGCTTCAGATTGTTTCCTGTAATATTGGTGCTAATTCTGACACATATCCTATGAGTAAGATAGAGCCGGCTAGAAGAAAATTCCAGGACTTCAATTGGAATACGAAGGACAGGATCCGGAAATGGCAGGATATTCTTGTGGATACGCCTGGATATGAAGAGATAAAGTATGAGGCGGACAACAAGCTGTATGATCAGGCTAAAGAAGCTATTGATAAAGAGAAAGCGAAGGAGGAAGCTAAAAAACCGAAGAGAGTTCGAAAATAA
- a CDS encoding 3'-5' exonuclease — protein MNLKLYKPLCVFDLETTGTNIGKDRIVEICILKVNPDASRESKTWRVNPEMPIPLESSLIHGIYDADIKDAPTFKSIASKVMEMISGSDLGGFNSNRFDVPLLAEELLRAEIDFDLSKFKLVDAQTVFHKKEPRNLGAAYQFYCGKTLENAHSAEADVMATFEVLDAQVGKYDDVPNEIADLSEFTFHNKNADLAGFIGFNEKAEAVFNFGKYKGQGVKAVFQKDLGYYGWLQNADFPLYTKKVFTKIQLSSKF, from the coding sequence ATGAATTTAAAATTATATAAACCACTTTGCGTTTTTGACCTTGAAACAACAGGAACCAATATTGGAAAAGACAGGATCGTGGAAATCTGTATATTAAAAGTAAATCCAGATGCTTCAAGAGAAAGTAAAACCTGGCGGGTTAATCCTGAAATGCCAATTCCTTTGGAATCAAGCTTAATTCATGGTATTTATGATGCCGATATCAAAGATGCCCCGACCTTCAAATCTATTGCTTCAAAGGTAATGGAGATGATCTCCGGTTCGGATCTGGGTGGTTTCAACTCGAATAGATTTGACGTCCCACTTTTAGCAGAAGAACTTTTGCGTGCTGAGATCGATTTTGATTTAAGCAAATTCAAATTAGTAGATGCTCAAACGGTTTTCCATAAAAAAGAACCAAGAAATCTTGGTGCAGCTTACCAGTTTTACTGCGGTAAAACATTAGAAAACGCACACTCTGCAGAAGCAGATGTTATGGCAACTTTTGAGGTATTGGATGCCCAGGTTGGAAAATACGATGATGTTCCCAATGAGATCGCAGACTTAAGTGAATTCACTTTTCATAACAAAAATGCTGATCTTGCAGGATTTATAGGATTCAATGAAAAAGCGGAGGCCGTGTTCAATTTCGGTAAATACAAGGGACAGGGCGTAAAAGCTGTTTTCCAAAAAGACCTGGGATATTATGGCTGGTTACAAAATGCCGATTTTCCATTGTATACTAAGAAAGTTTTTACAAAAATTCAATTATCAAGTAAATTTTAA
- a CDS encoding Fur family transcriptional regulator — protein sequence MDTIQKEKNIALIKDVLRNYLLEKGFRNTPERYTILEEIYNMDHHFNVDDLYLLMMQKKYHVSKATIYNTIEIFLDAGLIRKHQFGEKTLTSSSYEKSYFDKQHDHLVIYKKDSDKEIEEIIEFCDPRIQGIKEAIEDAFGVKIDSHSLYFYGIKND from the coding sequence ATGGATACTATACAAAAAGAAAAAAATATAGCTCTTATCAAAGATGTTTTGAGAAACTACTTATTAGAAAAAGGTTTCCGAAACACTCCTGAGAGATACACCATATTGGAAGAGATCTATAATATGGATCATCACTTCAATGTGGACGACTTGTATCTTTTGATGATGCAAAAGAAATATCATGTTTCTAAAGCAACAATTTATAATACAATCGAGATCTTCCTGGATGCAGGGCTAATTCGTAAACACCAGTTTGGAGAAAAGACACTGACTTCTTCATCTTATGAAAAATCTTATTTTGATAAGCAACATGATCATTTAGTGATCTACAAAAAAGATTCAGACAAAGAGATTGAAGAGATCATTGAGTTTTGTGATCCTAGAATTCAAGGGATCAAAGAAGCAATTGAAGATGCTTTTGGCGTAAAAATTGATTCTCATTCGCTGTATTTTTATGGCATTAAGAATGACTAA
- a CDS encoding fumarylacetoacetate hydrolase family protein — MKIICIGRNYSEHAKELGNAIPEKPVIFIKPDTAVLKGNDFYLPEFSNDIHYELEVVLKISKGGKYIQKESASKHYDEISLGIDFTARDLQTELKSKGLPWELAKGFDGSAVVGNFFKKEDYSLENLPFSLLQNKKKVQDGNTKDMIFSFDDIIAFASQYFTLRVGDLIFTGTPKGVGKVEENDILEAFLVEEKILDIRIL; from the coding sequence ATGAAAATTATCTGCATAGGAAGAAACTACAGTGAACACGCTAAAGAATTAGGAAATGCGATTCCTGAAAAACCTGTTATTTTTATTAAACCGGACACTGCCGTTTTAAAGGGTAATGATTTTTATCTTCCCGAATTCTCCAATGATATCCATTATGAACTGGAGGTGGTGCTCAAAATTTCAAAAGGAGGTAAATATATCCAAAAAGAATCTGCATCTAAACATTACGATGAGATAAGTCTGGGAATAGATTTCACGGCCAGAGACCTTCAAACTGAGCTTAAATCCAAAGGTCTGCCCTGGGAACTTGCTAAAGGTTTTGATGGTTCTGCCGTAGTTGGAAACTTCTTTAAAAAGGAGGATTATTCCCTTGAAAACTTACCGTTTTCATTACTCCAAAATAAGAAAAAAGTTCAGGATGGCAACACCAAGGACATGATTTTCAGTTTTGATGATATTATTGCTTTTGCTTCTCAATATTTCACATTAAGGGTTGGTGATCTTATTTTTACAGGTACACCTAAAGGAGTTGGAAAAGTAGAAGAAAATGATATCCTGGAAGCATTCTTGGTAGAAGAAAAAATACTCGACATTCGAATATTATAA
- a CDS encoding universal stress protein translates to MINIVLPVDFGDKTEQLVDGAIKFAKEVNGKINLIHIAPTDIGFAIGDMGFQYFPEVEENEIREELVQLNKLEQRIISQDVECEHLLKQGIAKDIILEYAKTKNANYIVMGSHGRSGIYDVFVGSLTKGITKSSTIPVLVLPIHE, encoded by the coding sequence ATGATAAACATTGTATTGCCCGTAGATTTTGGGGATAAAACAGAACAGTTGGTAGATGGTGCCATTAAGTTTGCCAAAGAGGTAAACGGTAAGATCAACCTCATCCATATCGCACCTACAGACATTGGTTTTGCGATTGGTGATATGGGATTCCAGTATTTTCCTGAAGTTGAAGAAAATGAGATCAGAGAGGAACTAGTTCAACTCAATAAACTTGAGCAAAGAATAATTTCTCAGGATGTAGAATGTGAGCATCTTTTAAAACAAGGCATTGCCAAGGACATCATTCTTGAGTATGCTAAAACAAAAAATGCCAATTATATTGTAATGGGCTCCCATGGAAGAAGTGGGATTTATGATGTTTTTGTTGGAAGCTTAACAAAAGGAATAACGAAAAGTTCAACAATTCCGGTTTTGGTACTTCCTATCCATGAATAA